From the genome of Psychrobacter sp. M13:
TGAGCGATAATCCTAGTAATAAGAAAAATAAGCTCTTAGTGACTAAGTCGCTAATTTGCCAGTAGTGCATAAAGTCCATTTGGGACTCCTTATAACGTTTAAATAACTTTTAAGATTTATGAAGCTTTCGAATTGATGAGCTCAAATTGATATAAAGCGCTGTTTTTACAATTTTCGTTATGTCCGTTATTACAAGTTCATACGAAATGTGAAAGTGGCTGTGCTTTTTGTAGGATTGTTACCTCTCGTAGCTGGATGAAGCTTAGCTTTTGATAATGCTCTTATAAAATCTCTGTCAAATTCATTGTTACCTGAAGACTTAGATTTTCTTATATTCCCTATATTGCCATTAGAGTCAACCGACATACTCACACTGATTGAAGCTTCAAACCCTTGGAAACCATAATCTTTGTTTTTAATAGAAGTAAATTTAGGTTCTCTTGACCAACTTGATTTACCTATATTGCCATAACTAACAGGTTGCGCTGCAGCTTCTCTTTCTTTAGCTTCTCTCTCTTTAGCTTCTCTCTCTTTAGCTTCTCTCTCTTTAGCTTCTCTCTCTTTAGCTTCTCTCTCTTTAGCTTCTCTCTCTTTAGCTTCTCTTTCTTTAGCTTCTCTTTCTTTAGCTTCTCTTTCTTTAGATTCTCTCTCTTTAGATTCTCTCTCTTTAGATTCTCTCTCTTTAGATTCACGAGCTTCATTCAGTATTCTTGCTCGCTCAGCTAAGTCTTCTTTGGTTGGATTAGTATCGGTTGGCAAGCTAGATAACTCTGTGATAGTAGGTTCTTGCTTGACTGTCTTATTGACAGTGGGCTTAAGTTTATCGACAGGCTTAGCCTTATGTTTTTCGACTATTTTTGGTTTAGCAGCAGCAACAGGCTTAGCTTTCGGTTGAATCTTAACTTTTTTGACTGGCTCTTCTTTTATCTCTTTAACGACGACTTCTTCAATTTCGACAGGTGGTGGCGGTAATAGCTGTATTTCGATAGGTGGTGTCACTATGGGCAACTCAATGGTAGGCGCAGGCGGTTTTATCGCCACCAAAGCCACTGCTGCCAGCACATGTAGTCCGACGACTAGGCTAACAGCGAGCATTATCAACTTAACTGGCGGCGTATTAAAATCTGTCAAACTCATAATACCCTAATGATTCATCGAAAATAAAGTAAGATGATAATAATGCAAACGATAACTATTATCAATAATAATTTATAAACTAATAGCGACTCGCCTTAGCGTTAATAAAAATCATTATCATTATTATTGATAATGAGTCTCAATTCATTTATCATGATTGCTTTGATTTTACTCAAACACTATTTGCAAAATCGATATTAATAAAACCACTTTTCTGTTGTTCAGTCGACTTATTAATAGACGATCTAACCCCTGCTAACTACTGAGTTCTTATGTCTAATACTACCCTCTCATCAAGCTCTGTCTCGAACCCTTGTATAGCGCCTTTGTTTAGACGCTCTTTATTGACTACGCTTACCGTATTAGTACTTGCTAGCGTGAGTGTGACAGGCTGCTCATCATCCGACGACACTCAAGACGATACAAAAAAAGAAAATAATAGCGCTGACGTATCTTCAAATATTGCAAACAATGATGCGGTTTCTGTTACCACTATTGATATTGATACGGTAAAAGGGGATGTGAGCTTGCCAATTAACCCCTCACCGCTAGTGGTGTATGACATGACCTTGATGCAGGATTTGGCAGCGCTTGATGTGGCTGTTGATGGTATGCCAAGCGGTCTGCATTTAGATAATTTGCACTCAAAAAACCAGCCCGATCCCAAAGAGGTGGGCACGGTGTTTGAACCAGATCTTGAAGCCCTAAACGCTATGCAGCCGCAAGCTATCTTAGTTGGCTCGCGGATGGCAGAAAAATACAGTGCACTCTCTAGCATCGCCCCGACGCTGGATATGAGTATTGATACTACCAATATCTATGAGTCAAGCAAACAGCGCCTACATGATTTGGGCGCACTATTTGGCAAAAGTGATGAGGCGTTAAAGCTACAGCAAGATATCGACGGTCTTATTGACGAGACAAAAACAGTCACTACTAATAAGGGCAATGGTTTAGTCGTCATGGTTAATGGCAATAAATTATCAGCCTATGGTGATAAGTCGCGTTTTGGCTTTATCCATAGCGTACTTGGCGTGCCTATGGTAGATAATAAAATCGAAGATGGTCGTCATGGTCAGCCAGTATCTTTTGAATATCTGCAAAAAACCAATCCTGATTGGCTATTTGTGATTGATCGTAGTGCGGCTATTGGTGAGGACAGCGCTGGTGCAAAAGCTGTCTTGGACAATCCGTTGGTTGCACAAACAACAGCATGGAAAAAGAATCAAGTGGTGTATCTAAGTCCAGATTCTTACTTAGCATTCGGTGGTTATTATCAGTGGATGCAGGATTTAACAGCGATTAAAACCGCATTTAGCAACGCAAAATAATAGCTTACAACAGCTATCCTTTACGCCAGCCACAAATTAGTAGCCATTATGTCCTTATTTTCTAATCATGCTACTAATCACGACACTAGCAGAGATAACGCTAACAGTGATACCTCCATATCTTCTACGCCATCAAGATGGCAGCAGATAATGGGGCATTTAACCACTGAACCACGCCACATTAAGATAGCGCCTTGGTTGATCAATACTATAAGCCTTATCATCATGGGGTTTTTGGTATTGCTCAGTCTATCGATTGGTGTGGCAGACTTTTCTTGGTCAGGGATTTTTCATAGCTTTATCACTCACAGTGCAAATTCAGATAGCTCGCTGCTGTTCGTCAGTCGCATACCACGGACGATTGCCATTATTTTGACCGGTATTGCTATGGCAGTTGCTGGGATGATTATTCAAGTGGTGCTCAAAAACCGCTTCGTCGAGCCGTCGATGGTTGGTGCCACTCAAAGCGCCGCGCTTGGCTTATTAGTCGTCAGTCTATTCTTTCCTGCCAGCGCATTAATTGTAAAAATGAGTGTAGCAACCATCACAGCGGTATTTGGCATGATGCTATTTATGCTGCTGATTCACCGTATTCCGCCGACTGACTTTTTGATGATTCCGCTAATTGGTATCGTATTTGGTGGGATTATTGATGCTATTACGACCTTTATTGCCTATCAAACTGAAACCTTGCAAATGCTCAGTGTTTGGCAATTTGGCGACTTCTCTAGCGTGTTGGCAGGACGTTATGAGCTGTTATGGTTGACAGGCGGATTGTGTGTCATTGCTTATATTATTGCCGATAAACTGACTATTATAGGTTTAGGAGATAATATCGCTTTGAACTTAGGTATCAGTAAGCGTCAAGTGACTTGGATTGGCGTCGGTATGGTCGCCATGATGAGTGCCGTTGTAGTAGTCACGGTTGGGGTAATACCCTTTATTGGTTTGGTCGTGCCGAATATCGTCAGCCGTATTATGGGTGATAAGCTCAGGCGCAGCTTACCTGCCGTTGCCTTGCTAGGTGCTTCTGCGGTATTGATTTGCGATATTATCGGGCGCTCTATTCGTTATCCATTTGAGGTACCAGTAGCGACCGTATTTGGCGTGGTCGGTACGGTCATATTTTTATGGCTGTTATTACGTGCGCCTGCTGAGACCTAAGCGATCTATATTGTTTAGATGAGCGTTATCCTACTTGCCATTCTCTTTTAAAAGATTAGCGTATGCCTTTGCCGTCTACTGTTGAAAGCTCACATATTGAAAGCTCGAACACCAATACTAGTCATAATGATCATTCATGGCTTGGCAAGCTCTCACGCTTACGATTAACGCTAGTAGCCCACCCCTGCTTGATTGCTACGGTTATTTTGCTTATCTCAGCAATACTGTTTTTGACGATCAATGTGCATGGTTATTGGGATTTTGCGCTACCTTTGCGTGGTAAAAAGCTATTGGCCTTGATGGTTGTCGGCTATGCCATTGGCGTCTCTACACTACTCTTTCAAACCTTAACCCATAATCCTATTTTGACGCCGTCCCTACTGGGCTTTGACTCGCTTTATGTGCTACTGCAAAGCTTATTGGTTTTCTTTTTAGGGGCGATTAGCTTTACCAGTCTGGATCCAGTTGCCAAATTTTCGCTTGAGATTGTGTTGATGTTTGGCGCATCGTTGCTGCTATTTAAAGTGCTGTTTTCCAAAAGCAGTCAGGATTTAACACGGCTGATATTAGTAGGGGTTATTTTTGGGGTGTTATTTCGCAGCTTATCGGCATTAATTGCACGGCTGATTAATCCTGATGATTTCGTCGTTGTACAATCAGCGAGCTACGCCCAATTTAATACGGTGAATCCGCAGCTGCTCGGTATTAGTCTAGCGATTTGTGCTATTAGCGCTGTATTCGTCTGGCGCTGGCGCTATCAATGCGATGTATTGATGCTGGGTAAAGCGCAGGCCGTTAATTTAGGTATTCATTATCAACGCTTAGCATTTGGGCTATTAACCGTCATCGCGGTATTGGTCGCCACCGCTACCGCACTGGTCGGTCCAGTGACTTTTTTTGGCTTATTAGTTTGCGCCTTGACCAATCGACTTGCCAGTAATATGTATCACAGTCAACGGCTCATATTAGTCAGTCTAATCGCCATGATTTGTTTAGTACTTGGCCAAACGCTTTTTGAGCAAGTACTCGGTATGGCGGGCGTATTATCAGTAGTCATTGAGCTGGCGGGCGGATTAGTCTTTTTAGCCTTGATATTTATGAGTCAACGTCGCTCAAGATAGTAAGCATATTAAGTTATCAAAATTCAGCTCATAGAGAGTCAAAGAAAAGTAAAAAATATGATAAAAATAACAGGCGTATCGCATTACATTGGCAAGCAAAAAATCCTGCATGATATTGAGTTATCATTGCCCTCCTCACAAGTAATCGCCTTAATCGGCCCTAATGGTGCGGGAAAATCGACTTTGTTCTCAGTCATGGCGCGCCTGCAACCATTGCAAAGCGGACAAGTAAGCTTTACTGTAGCTAATGAAGAGCAGGATATCATTCAGTGCGATGCACGGACGCTATCTAAAACAGTCGCAATGCTTAGTCAAGACAACCAAGTACAAGGGCGATTGTGCGTTCATGAGCTACTGATGTTTGGGCGCTATCCATACCATCAAGGACAACCTACTGCAAAAGATCAGCAAAAAGTCGATGAGATTATCGAGCGCTTTGAGCTACGACCTTTAGCCGATCGTTTTTTATCTGCCTTATCGGGTGGGCAACGGCAACGGGTGCTTATTGCGATGATTGTCTGCCAAGATACGCCCTATTTACTGCTAGATGAGCCGTTAAATAACCTTGACATGTATCATTCGGGGCGCTTGATGCGTGAATTACGGGAGTTGAGTCATAGTCAACAAAAAACCGTCGTCATTGTCTTGCACGATATCAATCAAGCCGCACAATTTGCCGATACTGTGGTCACTATGAAAGAGGGTCAAGTACAAGCTATTGGTCATCCTGTTGAGGTCATCACCCGACAGACTATGAAGGATCTCTATAACGTCGATGTGACCGTACTTAATCATCAAGGTCGTCCAGTGATTGTAGATGCGGTTTAATGTAGAGCTATAAGCTCTCTTCTGCATCCTGACGCTTGATGACTTTATGTTCATCTTCGCTATTATCCAATTTCCAGTAGCTTGAGATATATAAATGAGTTTTACTGACGTCTTTTTGCTTAAAGTATTGGCGTAGTGCGCGCATACCATTAAATTCGCACGCTGCCCACACTGCAGGTGTACCGTCTAACCAGCTAAGCGCTTTAACACGCTCAAGTAGTGGATAATGACAGTCACTTGCCTGCGCATTAACGACCCATTCAATCTCGATATTCTTTGGTTTTTTCAGAGACTGGATATCGTCTGCGCTTAATACCTCTATGACTGCATAACCAACGGCATCGGCTGGCAGCTGTGCCAAATTGACCGTGATGGCTGGTAGTGCGGTCATATCACCTGCTAACAAAAACCAATCTGCTTCGGAATTAATGTATTTTTTGGGACCTGGACCACCGATCATAATACTGTCACCAATTTTAGTCGTTTTTGCCCACTCGGATGCTGGCCCTTCAGCGCCTTGATGATTAAGACCGTGTAATACAAAATCGACATCTATCTCATGATCACGCTGCTGGATAATAGTATAGGTGCGCATGATAGGTTTTTGGCCTGTATCTTGCGTGAATATAAGTTTGATGTAGGCGCTTTCTTGCTCTGCTGGAAAATCTTTTATGCCTTCTCCTCCCAGCGTAATGCGGCGCATATTGGGCGTAATGTCAGTGATATTTTCAACTTCTAATATTCTTGGGCTAGGTTTAGTCATTTTTAGATCCTTATATTGATATAAGCATATTTGTTTGTTGTATCGTCGATATCAAATAAAATACAGACACTGTGTTAATAAAGGAGATAAGTACAAGGTTTCTTGCATGCTGCGCCTACGCTGATATGAAGCTACAAAAATTTATCCTAGTCTTACTGTACTTTGGTGTGCTGACCTAGCTATAAAGAATCCGCTTAAAACATAGGCTCTTTAGTGCCTTTCAACTGGTTTACCTTTACTTAGATTTTGTATGGCATTTTGGCGTCCTCTCCACCACAAATAGACGCCAGTAACTGACAATATTGCCACTGCCAAACCAACCAATACTAAGAACACCTGATATAGCAGATGACCCGCCCCTTGACCAATGTGCCCCATATGTAATGTCGATAGCCACTGATCGGTTTTGCTACCAAATGATGAATTCTGATAACCGAAATTCACTCTTTCAACTTTACCAGTGGCGGCATCAACGGTTATGGAAGACGCACCGCCCTTTTTACCAATATCTTTGTCAGTTTTAAAACGCATTTGCCACTGGCCGTCATCCTCAACCCAGCGAATGCCTAACAACTGCTGTACCTTTACACTCTTCTGTTGAGCAACGATATTAGCCTGCGCAGTTAAGTATTCGATACTGTTCGCTTTATCAACCACTGCGGCTGTATTTTTCTGGTTAAGCGTCTCTTTATTCGGCTCAGATGTAGATGCTTTTGGCCGACCTTCTCTTGTTTCAAGTCCTACAACTACTCGCATCGTAGGCTGATAAACCTCTTTTAAATTAAAGCCGACACTCGACCACGCAATGATGAACAGTATGACCCAAAGCCATAACCCAAAAGCATGATGTAGGTCATAATTGAGCTTAAAGGTATTGGTCTTAGTACGGATTTTCCACGCGGGTCGCCAGCGCTTAAGCCATGAGCTGCGTTTTTTATTAGGTTTTTTTTGCTTGGCTTGAGTGTTTTTGACTTTTCTTGGCAAAGTTAAATAAAAGCCAATAAAACAATTGATCGTCCATACCAATGAAACGATACCTAAAATTAGCTTACCGATATCACCAAGTAATAGATCACGGTGTAGCCAAAATACCTTATACATGGTATTGCGCCATGCCCACTGTTCTCTATCACGAGTGCCGATGATAGCGCCTGTGTAGGGATCGACATAGACCTCATGAAATGGCGCTGTTACTTGAGCACTCACCTGTTTGCCATACGCTCTATCAACTGCAAATACCGCTGAGCGTGCAGGCTCAATTGAGGTTGGCATAGAGGAGAACTTATAATCAGGATAAGCGCTAATGACACGGTCGTGAAGCATCGCTATGGGTAATTGAGGTGTATCTACAGCTTTAATATAAGCCAATTTATGATTAAATCGCTCATCG
Proteins encoded in this window:
- a CDS encoding iron chelate uptake ABC transporter family permease subunit yields the protein MPLPSTVESSHIESSNTNTSHNDHSWLGKLSRLRLTLVAHPCLIATVILLISAILFLTINVHGYWDFALPLRGKKLLALMVVGYAIGVSTLLFQTLTHNPILTPSLLGFDSLYVLLQSLLVFFLGAISFTSLDPVAKFSLEIVLMFGASLLLFKVLFSKSSQDLTRLILVGVIFGVLFRSLSALIARLINPDDFVVVQSASYAQFNTVNPQLLGISLAICAISAVFVWRWRYQCDVLMLGKAQAVNLGIHYQRLAFGLLTVIAVLVATATALVGPVTFFGLLVCALTNRLASNMYHSQRLILVSLIAMICLVLGQTLFEQVLGMAGVLSVVIELAGGLVFLALIFMSQRRSR
- a CDS encoding TonB family protein; protein product: MTPPIEIQLLPPPPVEIEEVVVKEIKEEPVKKVKIQPKAKPVAAAKPKIVEKHKAKPVDKLKPTVNKTVKQEPTITELSSLPTDTNPTKEDLAERARILNEARESKERESKERESKERESKEREAKEREAKEREAKEREAKEREAKEREAKEREAKEREAKEREAKEREAAAQPVSYGNIGKSSWSREPKFTSIKNKDYGFQGFEASISVSMSVDSNGNIGNIRKSKSSGNNEFDRDFIRALSKAKLHPATRGNNPTKSTATFTFRMNL
- a CDS encoding ABC transporter permease — protein: MSLFSNHATNHDTSRDNANSDTSISSTPSRWQQIMGHLTTEPRHIKIAPWLINTISLIIMGFLVLLSLSIGVADFSWSGIFHSFITHSANSDSSLLFVSRIPRTIAIILTGIAMAVAGMIIQVVLKNRFVEPSMVGATQSAALGLLVVSLFFPASALIVKMSVATITAVFGMMLFMLLIHRIPPTDFLMIPLIGIVFGGIIDAITTFIAYQTETLQMLSVWQFGDFSSVLAGRYELLWLTGGLCVIAYIIADKLTIIGLGDNIALNLGISKRQVTWIGVGMVAMMSAVVVVTVGVIPFIGLVVPNIVSRIMGDKLRRSLPAVALLGASAVLICDIIGRSIRYPFEVPVATVFGVVGTVIFLWLLLRAPAET
- a CDS encoding PepSY domain-containing protein → MTFSPRKACLLIHRYTGLVIAGFLIIAGITGSLLAFYDDLDERFNHKLAYIKAVDTPQLPIAMLHDRVISAYPDYKFSSMPTSIEPARSAVFAVDRAYGKQVSAQVTAPFHEVYVDPYTGAIIGTRDREQWAWRNTMYKVFWLHRDLLLGDIGKLILGIVSLVWTINCFIGFYLTLPRKVKNTQAKQKKPNKKRSSWLKRWRPAWKIRTKTNTFKLNYDLHHAFGLWLWVILFIIAWSSVGFNLKEVYQPTMRVVVGLETREGRPKASTSEPNKETLNQKNTAAVVDKANSIEYLTAQANIVAQQKSVKVQQLLGIRWVEDDGQWQMRFKTDKDIGKKGGASSITVDAATGKVERVNFGYQNSSFGSKTDQWLSTLHMGHIGQGAGHLLYQVFLVLVGLAVAILSVTGVYLWWRGRQNAIQNLSKGKPVERH
- a CDS encoding ATP-binding cassette domain-containing protein; translation: MIKITGVSHYIGKQKILHDIELSLPSSQVIALIGPNGAGKSTLFSVMARLQPLQSGQVSFTVANEEQDIIQCDARTLSKTVAMLSQDNQVQGRLCVHELLMFGRYPYHQGQPTAKDQQKVDEIIERFELRPLADRFLSALSGGQRQRVLIAMIVCQDTPYLLLDEPLNNLDMYHSGRLMRELRELSHSQQKTVVIVLHDINQAAQFADTVVTMKEGQVQAIGHPVEVITRQTMKDLYNVDVTVLNHQGRPVIVDAV
- a CDS encoding siderophore ABC transporter substrate-binding protein, yielding MSNTTLSSSSVSNPCIAPLFRRSLLTTLTVLVLASVSVTGCSSSDDTQDDTKKENNSADVSSNIANNDAVSVTTIDIDTVKGDVSLPINPSPLVVYDMTLMQDLAALDVAVDGMPSGLHLDNLHSKNQPDPKEVGTVFEPDLEALNAMQPQAILVGSRMAEKYSALSSIAPTLDMSIDTTNIYESSKQRLHDLGALFGKSDEALKLQQDIDGLIDETKTVTTNKGNGLVVMVNGNKLSAYGDKSRFGFIHSVLGVPMVDNKIEDGRHGQPVSFEYLQKTNPDWLFVIDRSAAIGEDSAGAKAVLDNPLVAQTTAWKKNQVVYLSPDSYLAFGGYYQWMQDLTAIKTAFSNAK
- a CDS encoding siderophore-interacting protein, producing MTKPSPRILEVENITDITPNMRRITLGGEGIKDFPAEQESAYIKLIFTQDTGQKPIMRTYTIIQQRDHEIDVDFVLHGLNHQGAEGPASEWAKTTKIGDSIMIGGPGPKKYINSEADWFLLAGDMTALPAITVNLAQLPADAVGYAVIEVLSADDIQSLKKPKNIEIEWVVNAQASDCHYPLLERVKALSWLDGTPAVWAACEFNGMRALRQYFKQKDVSKTHLYISSYWKLDNSEDEHKVIKRQDAEESL